The region AAACTGAAAAGTATTTAAAATACGCTATTGGAGAAATTTTATTAGTTGTAATAGGAATAATTATAGCATTACAATTGAACAATTGGAATGAAACACGAAAGAAACAAAACCTTAAAAATGAGTACTTGGTATCATTAAAAAATGATTATCGAAAAGACACCGTACAATTAAGTGATAGAATTTACCAAAACAAAAAAAGACTCAAAGTTTTAATGCATATTTATCCCGATTCATTAAGCACCTCTGTTACAAAACCAGAAGAGTTCATTTCACTATTCAAAAACAAATTTGGGAAAGGATTAAGAGTTATTAATACGTACAATACCAATAGCTTTAATTTACTAATCTCTAGTGGAAACATAGATTTGTTAGATAAACAGTTTCGAGAATCCATAATGGAACTAAATAGACTCCAGGTATTTGAAAATCAAGTTTCATTAGGTAATCGGGATTATTTTTTCAGATTTATGTCAAACTACTTCCTTAAATATCCCGCAGATACTCCATTTAACTCAATTAACCAAATTTTATGGAATGGTATAGAAACTAATGAACTACCGAAGGATTTAATGGCATATTTTGGTCAGGAACGATATACAATAGAGAGGTATTTAGAACTAAGCAGAGACGTCTTACTTCAAACCGAACTAGTGTTAAAACTATTAGAAGACCTTGAAAATTAATAATCTGCGAGAACACTTAGACGAAGTATAAGAACTAAAATAGAATCTTATACAAGTAAATAACGAAAGGCTAACAACGTGTAAAAATAATTGCTCTGTTCTTGCCTACTCGGAAAATCCTACGGATTCCCATCTGGTTCGTTCCATTTTGTGTAGGTTTGACGCTTAATAACGTAATTATACTTAAGCAAACCGTTAGTGGTCATTACCATGAACGAACCTTAAAATAATTAACCAACTTAACAAATATGACTACAATAAAGAAATCATTCTCTCCTTTAAAGCCTTCTGACCGAATACAATCTCTTGACATTATGAGAGGCATTGTATTACTTGGAATTCTTTTAATGAATATTAATGGTATGGGGCTAGCCGGATCTTATGGAGATCCAACTGTTTCAGGCGGTGCTACTGGATGGAACCTTACTACTTGGATTACTACAGAATTATTTTTTTCAGGTACTATGCGAGCCCTTTTTTCGCTATTATTTGGAGTAGGTATGTTTATATTTCTAGATAGGCTTGAGAAAAAAAAAGCAGGAATAAATGCTGCAAACATTTATTTTAGAAGACTTCTTTGGTTACTGGTTTTCGGATTAATACACGGGTATTTATTGCTTTGGACAGGTGACATTTTATATGATTATGCTCTAATGGGTTTTATAGTGTTTTCATTTAGAAAGTTGCCTCCTATTAAATTAACACTTGTAGCATTATTACTCTTTTCAATTGGCGCGCTATGGAGTTATGCAGATTATAAAAATGATATAAAATTCGTCGAAGACCTAGAACTTGTAAAAAACTATAAATTAGAAGGTACAACAGTATCAAAAGAACTTCAAGGAGTTGATATGAAATGGGAAAAGCGGGAATGGAAAAGATCTCCAGAAGGCATCGCTGAATACAATGCTAATATGCGAAAAGGATATTTAGATGTGGTAGCTTTTCTTGCTCCTGAAAATCAGCGAACCGATACAATGAATCCTTACAGATTCCAATTATGGGATGTTCTTAGCATGATGTTATTAGGTATTGCTCTTTTTAAATGGAAAGTTCTTTCAGCTGAAAAATCGTATAAATTCTATGGTATAATCACTTTGTTGGGTTATTTGATTGGTCTTAGTGTAAATTATTATGAGATTCAATCAATCATGGAAAGTAACTTTTCGCCCTTAAACTTTTCTAAGTCATATATTACATACGATTTAGGAAGAGTCCCTGTTGCCATTGGTCACGTTGGTGCCATCATGCTGTTCTGTAAATTGCCTGTTTTGAAATGGTTAAAAAGCAGTCTTGCTGCTGTAGGTAAAATGGCACTAACCAATTACATAATGCATTCAGTTTTTGCCATGTTTATTTTCACGGGTGCAGGATTTGGGCTGTTTGGAACATTCCAACGTTTTGAATTATTATACATCGTATTTGGGATATGGATTTTCCAATTATTTCTAAGCCCAATTTGGTTAAAGTATTATCAATATGGACCATTGGAATGGATGTGGAGAAACTTAAGTTATTTAAAAAAGCATCCTTTCAAGAAGTAGAGTTAAGCAACATCTAATTCTTTTTAATAGAGCGGTCTTTATTAAACTAATAGTATATATCAAATAAAAGTAGCACAATATGCTATAGAAAATTAGAATAACGCAGCGCTAACAATATATAAAATTAATTGCTAGTTCTAGCTTACTTACATAAATCCTCTCGGATTTTCTATTCGGTTTTTATTTGCTAAATTAGGTGCTTAAAACACGCCACTAATCAGACAAAAGACCGCTGTCATTAATTAAAAAAAAATATGAAAGCACATATAATTACTTTAGTCTTTATATTTATTTGTGGATTTGGTTTTGGACAATCTGAATGTGATACTACAATTGACTACGGGAATAATCCTTCTACAGGAAAATATGCCCAAGTTAATGGAATCAAAATGTATTATGAAACTTACGGGGATTCAACTAAACAACCATTATTAATAATCCACGGAAACGGAGGCTCAGTTAAAAGCGGTCGATGCCAAATAGAGTATTTTAAAAATGATTATTATGTTATAATTGCAGATAGTAGATTTCAAGGGAAATCAGAAAACGGAAATGAAGAATTAACATTTAAGTTAATCACTGAAGATTATAATTCGTTTATAGATCATCTAAAATTAGATTCAGTCTACATTATTGGTCAAAGTGATGGTGGAATTATTGGTTTACAACTAGCAATTAAATACCCATCGAAAGTCAAAAAACTTGTATCAATCGCCCCTAATTTGAGACCTGATAATTCCGCAGTTCATCAATGGGCTATTTCTATGACTAAGAGAGACCTGAATGAGATAGAATTAAAGATAAAACAAGGAGATAACTCAAAGAAAACTATTAGAAATAAAGCGTTATATAATTTAATGGATAAGTATCCTAATATTACTAATAAGGAACTTTTTAACATTGAATCTCCTGTTTTAATCATAGCTGGAGATCAAGATATTATTAAACTTGAGCATATTCTTGAAATATATCAGAATATTCCAAAAGCACAATTATTTATAATGCCAGGTGCAACACATTTTATGATAAGAAGTGAACATAAACTTCTGAATCAAATGGCCAACAGGTTTTTGAGTAATCCATTTAAAAGACCAACAACAAAAGAAATAATATTAAATAACAAATAAAACTACAGGCAACACCTTATAAAATTAATTGCTAGTTCTAGCTTACTTACATAAATCCTCTCGTATTTTCTATTCGTTTTTTATTTGCTATAATTAGTTACTTGAACACGCCACTAATCATACAAAAACACGTTGAAACAAGCTGAAAAATGAAAACTGAAAACAAATTAATAAGCACTAGTTTACTGACTGCAATTACGGCTTCTTTATGTTGTATTACACCAGTTTTAGCAATTATAGTAGGTACAAGCGGAATTGCTTCAATATTCTCTTGGATTGAGCCATTTAGACCTTATTTGATAGGACTAACAATTTTAGTTCTTGGATTTGCTTGGTATCAAAAACTAAAACCTAAGAAAGAAATTGACTGCGAATGTGAGACCGATGAAAGACCGAAATTTATTCAATCAAAAAAGTTTTTAGGAATTGTAACCGGGTTTGCAATTCTTATGTTAGCTTTTCCATACTATTCGGGAATTTTCTACCCAAAAACAGAGAAACAAATAATGGTAGTTGAAAAATCAGACCTATTTACAACAGAATTTAAAATTAGTGGAATGACCTGTGCGAGTTGCGAAGAACACGTTAATCACGAAGTAAATAAACTCAACGGAATTGTAAACTCAAAAGCGTCATACGAAAATGGAAACGCAATCATTGAATTTGACAGAACTAAAACCAATGAGGCGCAAATTGAAAAAGCAATTAACTCTACAGGTTATAAGGTAACCGACAAGGAAGAAAACTAATGGAAGTTCAATTAAAATCAGAAATTACTTGTCCAAACTGTGGACATAAAAAAGTAGAGGAAATGCCAACAAACGCTTGTCAATTTTTTTACGAATGTGAGAATTGCAAAACAGGTCTGAAACCAAAAGAAGGAGATTGTTGCGTTTATTGTTCTTATGGAACTGTAGCTTGTCCACCAATTCAAGAGAATAAAAGTTGTTGTTAAATAACTAGTTGCCAACAACATGTGTGATTAATTGCTTGGTCACTGCCGACTTCTAAACATTCCTTCGGAATATTTTATCTGTGATTTATTTACTAAATTAGAGGATTAACTTCTATTAAAACACAAATACGTTGTAGGATAGGTGAAAAATTAAAACTTTCAAGTATGAAAATTCAAAACCTTAGTCAAAAATTGATTAACGCTCATCTTGTTTCAGGTAAGATGAATCCCGGTAACGAAATCGCATTAAAAATTGATCAGGTATTATTACAAGATGCTACAGGTACTTTAGTAATGCTGGAATTGGAAGCCTTTAATTTAAAAAAGATTAAAGCAGAGGTAGCAGTTCAGTATGTGGACCATAATCTACTTCAAACGGATTATAAGAACATGGATGATCATATCTTTCTTCAGTCAGCCGCTGATCGCTTTGGATTTTGGTTTAGTAAGTCTGGAAACGGCATTAGTCATGTTGTACATATGGAACGTTTTGGTAAACCGGGCCAAACCCTATTGGGCTCAGATAGCCATACTCCTGCAGGAGGTGGCATTGGAATGCTTGCTATGGGTACAGGTGGCTTAGATGTAGCACTGGCTTCGGCAGGTGAGCCATATTATATTAAAATGCCGAAAATCATGGGCATCAAGCTCATTGGAAAGCTGCCGGACTGGATAAGTGCTAAGGATATTGTTTTAGAAATGCTTCGCAGGTATGATGTGACTGGAGGGCGAGGATATATCTTAGAATATTATGGTGAGGGCTTGAAGTGCTTGAGTGCTTGGGATCGTCATGTTATAACAAATATGGGTACGGAGTTAGGTGCTACTTCTTCTGTATTTCCTTCAGATGAGATCACCCATGAATTCCTACGAAAAGAAGGAAAAGAAAATGACTGGGTTAAACTGGAAGCCGATGAAGGAGCATCCTACGATCATTACGAAGAAATAAATTTATCTGAACTAGAACCTTTAATTGCACTTCCCAGTAGCCCGGGGAAAGTTGTCCCAGTAAGGGAAGTTAGCGGATTAAAAGTTGCCCAAGTCGTTATTGGCTCTTCTGCCAATCCCGGACTGCGTGATTTTTGGATTGTATCTCAAATTGTAAAAGGAAATGTGTTGTCTCCCAATATCTCATTCGATGTCAATCCATCTTCTCGTCAGGTCTTGGAAAACTTAATGGAAATGAAGGCTCTAGGGCCTTTAATTGCTGCAGGTGCAAGACTTCATCAATCCGGTTGTATGGGATGCATTGGTATGGGACAAGCCCCTGCTACCAATACCATTAGTCTCCGAACGATGCCTCGTAATTTTCCCGGACGTTCAGGAACACTCGAAGATCAGGTCTATTTATGTAGTCCAGAAACCGCAGCCGCCGCAGCACTAATAGGGGAAATTACTGATCCGAGAGAACTCGAAACACTCAGGAATATATCATATCCTAAATGGGAAGAACCCACCCATATTAAGATAAACAACAATATGTTAATTGCTCCTAGTGGTAAATCTACTGAATTGTTGAAGGGGCCGAACATTAAAACACTTCCCGATTTTGAAGAGCTTCCAGATGAAATGGAAATTCCTATTTTGTTAAAAATGGATGACAATATTTCAACCGATGGAATACTAAAAGCAGGGGCCGATGTGCTGCCTTTACGTTCAAATATTCCAGAGATAAGCAAGTTTGCTTATTATGCCATTGATCAAAGCTTTTATGATCGCGCCATTGAAAATCAAAAAAACTATAAAGGCTTTTGTATTATAGCTGGTGATAATTATGCCCAAGGCTCAAGCAGAGAACATGCGGCTTTGGCTCCCAAGTATTTGGGGCAAAAGTTTACTGTCGCTAAATCCTATGCCCGTATTGGCTGGCAAAACCTAATTAATTTTGGTATTATTCCTTTTGAGTTTAAAAACACAGATGATTGGGACAAACTGGAACAAGGGGATGTTTTACGGATAGAAAACATTAGGAAAACAATCAAAAACAATGATTCAATAACTGCCACTGTAGTTGGAAAAGGAATAGAAATTCAGCTGGCATTCAACATCAGTAACAGACAAGTTGAAATCATTTTAAAAGGAGGTATTATTAATTATATGAGGAAAATATGATTTGAAATATTGTCGTTTTTCAGGTTATGTTTTAATAACAAAGTAGTATAAACACGTTCTACAATACCGTGTATAATTTATGGCTAGCCCTCGCCTACTTATGAAAATCCTATTGGATTTTCTATTCGGTTGGTGATTTGATAAATCATGTGGTTAAAACATTCTATAAACCACATACAACCTCTTTGTTAACGATGCTGCAATTCATCCTCTTTAATATCCTCTAGCTTTTGTAGCTCTTGCAATATACATAACAACCTTTCAGCAGTTAGCGCCTATTCTTCAAGGAATTCTCAGTGCCAAACTTTACGCAATCACTCAAAAAGTCAAGTATTATTTGGCCCTCTTCTTACTTTATTTTACAAGTAATTGTTTTTATTCTTTGTTAATTAATCCTCACAGTTACAACAACGTGTATATTGCATTTAAACAAACTGCAAACAATACATAATTAAAAAACAAAGCGTTTAAAATTTTTACAATATGAAAATAATATCACTCTTATCATTAATATGCTGTTTCAGTTTTATTTTTGAAGCAAAAGGACAAGCAGCATATCCTCCAATTATTGACGGAGCAGAGAAAATTACATATAAAACTGTTGACGGAATCAAATTGAATTTATGGATGTTCACCCCAAAAAACCACAAAATAACGGACAATGCTCCTGCCGTAGTATTTTTCTTTGGAGGTGGCTGGAGAGAAGGAAATCCTGCTCAATTTGTAAAACATTGCGAATATTTATCGGCGAGAGGAATGGTTGCAATAGTTGCAGATTATCGAGTGAAAAACAGGCACGGGGTTCCTGCTAAAGATTGTGTGTCGGATGCCAAGTCAGCAATTCGTTGGGTTCGAAAAAATGCTTTGGAATTTGGTATAGATAGTAATAGAATTGCAGCAGGAGGCGGTTCTGCTGGAGGTCATTTAGCTGCGGCATGTGCCACTTTACCAAAGTTTGACGACGGAAATGAAAATATATCCATCAGTTCAAAACCAAATGCCTTGGTTCTTTTCAATCCGGTTCTAGTATTACTACCTATCACTGGAGAAAAAAAATTCAATGAAAAACTGGACGGTTTGGAAATAAGGATAGGAACAAAACCTATGAATCTGTCACCTTACCATAATATGATTGGTAATATACCCCCAACAATTATTTTTCATGGAACAGGTGATGAAAACGTACCCTTTATGACGGTAAAATTGTTTACAAAAAAGATGCATAAATTAGGCAACGAATGCACACTAGTTGCCTACCAAGGAGAACCGCATGGATTCTTTAATTACGGAAAAAAATCAAATGCCTTGTTTGTTGATACCGTTCACAAAATGGATGAATTCTTGGTTTCATTGGGCTACCTTAATGCACCCCCAGAGACATTAGTTATTTCGAATTAATATAGAATTGTAATTCTAATTGCACTAGAATTTAATATTTTGTGTAAAAATGTAATTCTTCGTGCTGTATATGAAAGCTTTTAACCCGATTAAACTGTGAGGCCGTTTGATCAGAAATGACGACAAAATATACTACTGCCCCAACAATTTTACACCCTAACTAATACAACCTGAATCTGTTAAAGTTGGATATGGTTTACATCGTTATATAACATTAAATATTACATATACTGAAATGATTAATTCTGGACAGATCTGATTACTCAATGAGGAACTCCGGATCTCATTGGCAGAATTAGATAGGACAAAAGATTCCTATATCATTATCAATGCACAAACTGTCAACAGTATTTTTGCCCAGAGAAAAGAGGTGGAAAAACACTGGAATCTTACACAGCTTAACTTTGTTGCATCACTTGGGGTCGAATCAAACGATGAAGACCTTTTAAAAGGTTTGCGACTTGAAGTGAATTTAGTGATGGATGGATATAGTTGGAATTTCAATATTATTGATAGATACGAAGAAATATAATAATAAAAAAAACAGCGCACTTATTTCTCTTGTTGATCTTCTACTAAAAAGATTTGGATAACCATATTTGAATCACATAAAAAAGGATAATAACATTACGACAACCAACACTTTATAAATGCGCAATGACTCAGTTGACCGCTAAAGCTATCATTTGTATCTTTCTGACAATTAATAATGATGAGGCGTAGACTCAGGACTTTTAATCAACACTTCACTTACCTTCAAAACATTAATATAAGCTGAAAAATGAACAGAATCTTAATAATTAACCAATCCTTAAAACCCACAATTAATTTAAATATTTTAAAATACGCGTTTCTAGTTTTAATTTTTATTTCTTCCTGCAAGGAAAAAGAAATAAATTTAAAAACAGTCACTTATTCACAATTTGAGCTGTTTATTAATGAGACAGGCTATATTACAGATGCTCAAAAATATGGATGGTCAATAGTCCAAATCGACGTTTATAATTTCAAAAAAGTAGCTAATGCTTGTTGGAAAACCCCCGACGGAATTAATAAAGTTGCCTCAAGAAAACTTCCTGTTACACAAGTAAGTTATAATGATGCTTTAGCTTATTGTAAATGGGCAAAAAAAAGACTTCCTAGCTATAACGAATATTGGAAAATTGTAAAAAATGACAACCGTATAATTGTATCTGAGAATAAACTTCCAATCTCTGAAGTGGACAATGTAAACATTGTAGGTAATGTATGGGATATTACTAAAAACGAAAATAATGAATCTATAAGACTAGCTGGAGGTTCTCTTTTTTGCTCTGAAAGCAATTGTCACGGGACTATTAAAGAAAGAGAATTATTTGTTGACAAGGAAACTGGAAATATTCACATAGGTTTTTCTGTTCTAGATTTATAAAATAAAAGCCTATGCCTAGCAACGAGTATTCTCAATTGCTAAATTATAATACTTAATAAAATAAAAATAAACTTCTGATACGTTTTTTTGTTGAATTAACTGTTTAACCATGCAACTAATCATTTGCAAAATATTTCTCACATCCAAATATTCAGCGCATTGTTTCTTTAGATTATTTTATGAAACCATACAAGTAAGTGCATTTGCAATCACCTTTAGCCACGTTTATTGTATATGCATTTCAATAATTTCTTTCTTAAACAATATGTTTTAATTTTAATCTGTTAATAAAAAGCATATAACACGACTTATGTACCTAACTCCTTACCTCCCTCAATACATAGTCGAACCATTAGTTTCAATGAGAGGTTTTAATGATAAATACACTTAGCTATGAACAAAAATATGAGAGGATTTTTACTTACTTGTACACTATCAATACTGGGTGCGAATCTATCTGTAGCGCAAAGTATTGTCGCTCATATAATGACAGCTGCAGATCGCCATAAGCTGGGAGGAGACAATGTAATGGCAACTGCTCAAACATCCAATTTTGAAGCTAGAACTTATGTGAATAATGAGAATGATACATTGCTTTATCGATTATTAAGACCCATAAATTACGACCCTAATAAAAAGTACCCTTTGGTCATATGTCTGTCGGGATCCGGGGGACGTGGAACTGATAATATAAGACAAATTGCGGGTTGCTGGCCAGCTCAAATTCTATCAAAACAAGAAAATAGAGAGAAATACCCAGCATTTATTTTTGTGCCACAATGTCCCCAGGGGTCTGACTGGGGAAGGTCTCTAGGAGTAAGCGAGAAAGAAATCCGATTTAAACTTGGGAGTTTTACCCAACCGAGTGTTGATTCCATAGTTCTAGAAGCTATTAGCACTTTGGAAAAAGAGTTTAATATAGATATAAAAAGACGTTATGTAACCGGACAGTCAATGGGGGGTTATGGGACTTGGCATTTCATATTAAATCATCCAGAGATGTTTGCAGCAGCCATACCGATTTGCGGAGGAGGCAATCCTAGTCTTGCACAAAATATCGTTAATTTACCTGTCTGGGTTTTTCATGGTCAAAAAGATAGCGCCGTTCCTGTAGACTTTTCACGAAATATGGTTGAGGCTATAAAAAAGGAAGGCGGAGACCCAAATTATAATGAGTTTTCAGGAGCCTATCATGTCGTTTGGCCTCTTGCATATGATACTCCGGGTTTGCTCGATTGGTTATTTGCTCAGAATAATAATTAACTATAAAGAAACTAACAAAAGATAAACACCAGCTAAACATGAAACAATTATACCCTATTATACTATTCTTGACACTAATTTTTCCTACCCACTCTTATAGCCAAGCAATATTCAATGATAGCCTTTCTATGGGCAGCAATTATGAAAAAGCTGCATTTCGAATTTGGATAAATGACAGCACCCAATTTATTGAAGGAGTTATTGTGATCGTCCCTGGATCTAATGGCGATGCTCGTGCTAATATACTAGACCCAGCCTGGCAGAAGTTGGCTACCAAGCATAACTTGGCTATTATGGGGTGTAATTTTATAGATAAGAGACATGAGAATATGATGATTGAAGAATATGCTTATGCACCTAATGGTAGTGGACAAGCTTTGCTTAATGCCTTATCCAATTTCTCTATTCAAAGTAAACATCCAGAGTTAGAATATGCTCCTCTTGCACTCTGGGGGATGTCGGCAGGTGGGCAATTCAACTACGAATTTGTATGTTGGAAACCTGAGCGTGTAATTACGTTTGTTGTTAACAAAGGCGGTGTTTATTATACTTCTCTTTCTCCTGCAAAAAGCTGGGAAGTGCCTGGAATCTTTTTTACTGGAGATCTAGACACGCCGTATAGAAGTAATATTATAAAAGGGATTTTTACAATTAATAGAAGGTTCGGAGCTAAATGGGCTTTAATCGAAGAACCTAATATGAAACATCGAATAGGCAGTTCACAACAATTTTCCATTGAATACTTCGATGCTATTATTCCAAAACGGTTGAAAGAAAAAAACATCTTATCTTCACTATTAGATAAAGGTATTATTGGATCATTAAAATCAAAAAAAATAATTAAAGACGGTCAAGATATAAATGACGTTACAAACTGGTTTCCAAATAAGTCGTTAGCTGAGAAATGGTTGTCACTTGTAAAAAACGGTAAGTAACCTGACCTGTGAATGAATGGGGTTTCATCGGACAGGATAAAGTGTGGATTGGAAAGTTAGCCACAAATCGTAAATTTAAAAAACAGCCATGCTTTGACTAGACAGAAAGGTTAGCACCTTCTGTTCCTCACATTTTATAGCCAAATGTTATACATCGTGCCAAAAATTAAAAAAAACAAAAGGAAGTTATGAATTTAGTACCAAATAAAATAAACCATTCTCTTTTCTTAAATAGTTGTCTTGTATTGCTTATATTGTTAAGTTCAGCTTCATGTTCAGTAAAAGGGAAGGAAAATAAACTAGACCAAAGACCTAATATAATATTGTTAGTAGCTGATGATTTGGGTTATGCTGATTTAGGTTGTTATGGTGGTGATATTGAAACTCCAAATATTGATATGTTAGCCGCTAGTGGTTTACGATTTAGCAGTTATCATACCGCTCCTTTATGTGCCCCAACAAGAGCTATGCTCCTTTCTGGAAACGACAACCATATTGCAGGAATGGGAAGACAAGGTCTCACAACTGACGAATTTGGTTATGAGGGAAAATTAACGAGCCGAATAGCAACTATTCCTCAAATTCTAAGCAAATCTGGTTATCATACCTACATGGCAGGTAAGTGGCATCTTGGCGAAACACCTGAGGCAAATCCTCATCAAAAAGGGTTTGAACATTCATTTGCAATGCTTGATGGCGCAGCTAATCATTACAATGATCAAGGATTATTTGAAGGAAATCCAATTTCTCCATATACAGAAGATGGTATGCCAGCTACATGGGAGGATGGGGACTTTTCAACGGATTTTTATACTGATAAATTAATTGAATATATCAACAGACATAAAGAAGATAAAAAACCTTTTTTTGCTTTTGCTGCCTATACTGCTCCGCATTGGCCATTACAAGTAGATGAGAAATATTGGAAAAAATATGAAGGTCGCTATGATGATGGATATGATAAACTGAAACAAAAGCGACTTCAGAGTCTTAAAAAGGCTGGTTTGATTCCTGAAAACACAGTGCTTCCTCCAAATCTTGAAAGCATTAAATATT is a window of Nonlabens sp. MB-3u-79 DNA encoding:
- a CDS encoding alpha/beta fold hydrolase, with protein sequence MKAHIITLVFIFICGFGFGQSECDTTIDYGNNPSTGKYAQVNGIKMYYETYGDSTKQPLLIIHGNGGSVKSGRCQIEYFKNDYYVIIADSRFQGKSENGNEELTFKLITEDYNSFIDHLKLDSVYIIGQSDGGIIGLQLAIKYPSKVKKLVSIAPNLRPDNSAVHQWAISMTKRDLNEIELKIKQGDNSKKTIRNKALYNLMDKYPNITNKELFNIESPVLIIAGDQDIIKLEHILEIYQNIPKAQLFIMPGATHFMIRSEHKLLNQMANRFLSNPFKRPTTKEIILNNK
- a CDS encoding aconitate hydratase, translating into MKIQNLSQKLINAHLVSGKMNPGNEIALKIDQVLLQDATGTLVMLELEAFNLKKIKAEVAVQYVDHNLLQTDYKNMDDHIFLQSAADRFGFWFSKSGNGISHVVHMERFGKPGQTLLGSDSHTPAGGGIGMLAMGTGGLDVALASAGEPYYIKMPKIMGIKLIGKLPDWISAKDIVLEMLRRYDVTGGRGYILEYYGEGLKCLSAWDRHVITNMGTELGATSSVFPSDEITHEFLRKEGKENDWVKLEADEGASYDHYEEINLSELEPLIALPSSPGKVVPVREVSGLKVAQVVIGSSANPGLRDFWIVSQIVKGNVLSPNISFDVNPSSRQVLENLMEMKALGPLIAAGARLHQSGCMGCIGMGQAPATNTISLRTMPRNFPGRSGTLEDQVYLCSPETAAAAALIGEITDPRELETLRNISYPKWEEPTHIKINNNMLIAPSGKSTELLKGPNIKTLPDFEELPDEMEIPILLKMDDNISTDGILKAGADVLPLRSNIPEISKFAYYAIDQSFYDRAIENQKNYKGFCIIAGDNYAQGSSREHAALAPKYLGQKFTVAKSYARIGWQNLINFGIIPFEFKNTDDWDKLEQGDVLRIENIRKTIKNNDSITATVVGKGIEIQLAFNISNRQVEIILKGGIINYMRKI
- the merTP gene encoding mercuric transport protein MerTP, translated to MKTENKLISTSLLTAITASLCCITPVLAIIVGTSGIASIFSWIEPFRPYLIGLTILVLGFAWYQKLKPKKEIDCECETDERPKFIQSKKFLGIVTGFAILMLAFPYYSGIFYPKTEKQIMVVEKSDLFTTEFKISGMTCASCEEHVNHEVNKLNGIVNSKASYENGNAIIEFDRTKTNEAQIEKAINSTGYKVTDKEEN
- a CDS encoding alpha/beta hydrolase, whose product is MKIISLLSLICCFSFIFEAKGQAAYPPIIDGAEKITYKTVDGIKLNLWMFTPKNHKITDNAPAVVFFFGGGWREGNPAQFVKHCEYLSARGMVAIVADYRVKNRHGVPAKDCVSDAKSAIRWVRKNALEFGIDSNRIAAGGGSAGGHLAAACATLPKFDDGNENISISSKPNALVLFNPVLVLLPITGEKKFNEKLDGLEIRIGTKPMNLSPYHNMIGNIPPTIIFHGTGDENVPFMTVKLFTKKMHKLGNECTLVAYQGEPHGFFNYGKKSNALFVDTVHKMDEFLVSLGYLNAPPETLVISN
- a CDS encoding GDCCVxC domain-containing (seleno)protein; protein product: MEVQLKSEITCPNCGHKKVEEMPTNACQFFYECENCKTGLKPKEGDCCVYCSYGTVACPPIQENKSCC
- a CDS encoding DUF418 domain-containing protein — its product is MTTIKKSFSPLKPSDRIQSLDIMRGIVLLGILLMNINGMGLAGSYGDPTVSGGATGWNLTTWITTELFFSGTMRALFSLLFGVGMFIFLDRLEKKKAGINAANIYFRRLLWLLVFGLIHGYLLLWTGDILYDYALMGFIVFSFRKLPPIKLTLVALLLFSIGALWSYADYKNDIKFVEDLELVKNYKLEGTTVSKELQGVDMKWEKREWKRSPEGIAEYNANMRKGYLDVVAFLAPENQRTDTMNPYRFQLWDVLSMMLLGIALFKWKVLSAEKSYKFYGIITLLGYLIGLSVNYYEIQSIMESNFSPLNFSKSYITYDLGRVPVAIGHVGAIMLFCKLPVLKWLKSSLAAVGKMALTNYIMHSVFAMFIFTGAGFGLFGTFQRFELLYIVFGIWIFQLFLSPIWLKYYQYGPLEWMWRNLSYLKKHPFKK
- a CDS encoding alpha/beta hydrolase-fold protein, encoding MNKNMRGFLLTCTLSILGANLSVAQSIVAHIMTAADRHKLGGDNVMATAQTSNFEARTYVNNENDTLLYRLLRPINYDPNKKYPLVICLSGSGGRGTDNIRQIAGCWPAQILSKQENREKYPAFIFVPQCPQGSDWGRSLGVSEKEIRFKLGSFTQPSVDSIVLEAISTLEKEFNIDIKRRYVTGQSMGGYGTWHFILNHPEMFAAAIPICGGGNPSLAQNIVNLPVWVFHGQKDSAVPVDFSRNMVEAIKKEGGDPNYNEFSGAYHVVWPLAYDTPGLLDWLFAQNNN
- a CDS encoding DUF6090 family protein; its protein translation is MIKFFRKTRQNLLTEGKTEKYLKYAIGEILLVVIGIIIALQLNNWNETRKKQNLKNEYLVSLKNDYRKDTVQLSDRIYQNKKRLKVLMHIYPDSLSTSVTKPEEFISLFKNKFGKGLRVINTYNTNSFNLLISSGNIDLLDKQFRESIMELNRLQVFENQVSLGNRDYFFRFMSNYFLKYPADTPFNSINQILWNGIETNELPKDLMAYFGQERYTIERYLELSRDVLLQTELVLKLLEDLEN
- a CDS encoding SUMF1/EgtB/PvdO family nonheme iron enzyme; the protein is MNRILIINQSLKPTINLNILKYAFLVLIFISSCKEKEINLKTVTYSQFELFINETGYITDAQKYGWSIVQIDVYNFKKVANACWKTPDGINKVASRKLPVTQVSYNDALAYCKWAKKRLPSYNEYWKIVKNDNRIIVSENKLPISEVDNVNIVGNVWDITKNENNESIRLAGGSLFCSESNCHGTIKERELFVDKETGNIHIGFSVLDL